DNA sequence from the Paenibacillus physcomitrellae genome:
GACGTGTTATCGCAGAATGAAATTGACGCCTTGCTGGCGGCGCTCTCTTCAGGGGAAATGGATGCCGAAGAGCTTAAGAAAGAGGAAACCCAAAGAAAGATACGTTCCTATGATTTTAAGCGTGCCGTAAGATTTTCCAAAGACCATATTCGTAGCTTGACTAGAATTCATGAGAATTTTGCGCGTTATTTAACCACCTATTTCTCGGCCCAGCTTCGGACCTTTGTTCAGATTAATGTCGTTCAGGTAGAGCAGCTGCCTTACGATGAGTTCATCCGTTCGATTCCTAAGATGACGATTCTGAATATCTTTGAAGCAGAGCCGCTGGAAGGCCGGATGGTGCTTGAGGTTCACCCCAATGTGGCTTACGCGATGGTGGACAGACTCCTTGGCGGTACGGGTACAGCTCCTTCAAAAATCAATTCCTTGACGGAGATTGAAACCATTATTATGGAACGGATCTTCAGTCGGGCGTTTGAGAGCCTGCAGGAAGCGTGGAAGACCGTCGTTGACATCAGTCCCAGAATGGAAGGATTGGAGACGAACCCGCAGTTTATGCAGATCGTTTCCCCCAACGAGACGATCGCGCTTATTTCACTTAGCACCAAAATCGGGGACACTTCCGGCATGATCAACCTTTGTATTCCTCATGTCGTTATTGAACCCGTAATGCCAAAGCTCTCGGTCCATCACTGGTTTGTTTCTCAGAAGAAATCCAGAGCACCTGAAGAAGTAGAGGCTCTTCAAGCCAGAGTCAGCAAAGCGAATTTGCCGATCGTAGCCGAGCTAGGAGAGTCGAAGCTTACGATTCGGGAATTCCTAGGGTTGACCGTCGGCGATGTTATTTCTCTGGATAAGCCCATTAATGAAGGTCTTTCTATTCGTGTAGGGGATCGGCTGAAATACAGAGGCAGTCCTGGCACGCTCAAAGATCGGGTTGCTGTTCAAATTGATGAGATTCTCAGTGAAGGAGTTGAAGAACTTGACGAGTAAAGATTATTTGTCCCAAGAAGAGATTGATGCGCTTTTGAAACAAGCCAGTCAGGAACCATCTCCGGAACCTACGGTAGACGATTATTTGACTCCGCTTGAGCAGGACGCGCTGGGGGAAATCGGGAACATCACTTTTGGCAGCGCAGCAACAGCTCTATCGGCTTTGCTTAACAGAAAAGTGGATATCACTACTCCAAAGGTTTCCATTATTAAACGCTCCGAGTTTGATGAAGTGTTCCCAAAACCGCATGTAGCGGTTCATGTCACTTATGTAGATGGGTTTCAGGGGATTAACTCGCTCGTCATCAAGAAACGCGATGCGCAAATCATCGCCGATTTGATGCTGGGGGGAGAGGGCAATCCGGCGGATGAAGAATTGAATGAAATTCATGTTAGTGCTGTGCAAGAAGCAATGAATCAAATGATGGGTTCGTCTGCAACGTCGATGTCTACGATTTTCAACCGATTTGTAAACATCTCTCCGC
Encoded proteins:
- the fliM gene encoding flagellar motor switch protein FliM, which encodes MVDVLSQNEIDALLAALSSGEMDAEELKKEETQRKIRSYDFKRAVRFSKDHIRSLTRIHENFARYLTTYFSAQLRTFVQINVVQVEQLPYDEFIRSIPKMTILNIFEAEPLEGRMVLEVHPNVAYAMVDRLLGGTGTAPSKINSLTEIETIIMERIFSRAFESLQEAWKTVVDISPRMEGLETNPQFMQIVSPNETIALISLSTKIGDTSGMINLCIPHVVIEPVMPKLSVHHWFVSQKKSRAPEEVEALQARVSKANLPIVAELGESKLTIREFLGLTVGDVISLDKPINEGLSIRVGDRLKYRGSPGTLKDRVAVQIDEILSEGVEELDE